ACACGAGCACCGCGTCGCCGCGCGCGCTCACGAGGACCAGGAGCGCCGTCGAGAAGGCGGCCGGTTCCTCGACGCCGGCCAGCCACGTCAGCCCGCCGCAGAGCATGATCGACAGCCCGGCGCTGAGCGGACTGATCGCGCCCGCCGAGACGCCGCCGATGCCCAGCAGCGAGAGCTCCAGCGCGACCCACCCCGCGAGCGCGCCCGCCACGAGGCCGCCGACGAACGTCCGCGGCGAGGAGTACTGCCCCTCGGGGTCGGCGAAGAGCGTGTAGGTCCCCGACGCCAGCGGCGGGAAGAGGAGGAAAGATAGGTCGGTCAGGTTCGTTATCTGGGTGACGAGCGCGATGAGCACCGGCACGAGCAGCAGCGTCGTCAGGTGGAGGAGGTTGGTCGTGTCCTCGGCCCACTGCCGGAGCTCCACCAGCTCCCGGCGCTCGATCCGGCGTGCCCGTTGACGGGCGGCGACGAGTTTCGCTCGCACCCTGTCCAGCATTACACCCGCTTCGCCCGTGGCGGTCAAGAGCGTGGCGGCGCGCTCGGCTCAGCCGAACAGCCCCTTGATCCTGTCGACGACCGAGTCGCCGTCGTCCGCCTCCTCGGCCTCCCGACGCTGCTGTTCGCGCAGTTCGCGGAGCTTCGCGGCCTGATCGTCGGTCCCCTGTCCGCTGTCGGTCTTCGCCTCACCGCCCTGGAGGCCCTTCAGTTCGGAGACCGCGTCGTTGACCGTGCCGGAGGTCGTCCGGGTCTCGGTCGCCGACCCCGCGAGCTTCTCGGTGTCGACGTCGACATCGTCGACCGCGCTCGTGTTCAGTTCCAGCCGCCGCGTCTCGGAGCGCTCGACGCCGCCCCACGTCAGCTCCGCGTCCTCCAGTTCGCGCTCGATGTCGGCGCGGACCGACTCCTCGGTGACCGCCTCGCCGCCGGCGTCCGGGGCCGGTCCGCCGCCGGCCTCCCCGTCGGCGGCTCCGGATCCGGCCGCGCTCCCGGCGCTCGCGGCCGCGCCGCCCGTCGCGCGCTCGACGCGGTGCGCGACCAGCGCGCCGCCCGTCGCGCCGATGACCGCCACCAGCCCGACGCTGTAGACGGCGACGACCTGCGCGCTGTAGTCGGGGTTCACCACGACGTTCCAGTTGTGCGGGTAGGCCCAGACGAACGCCCCGGTCCCGGCGAGCGTGACCGCGGTGCCCGCGCCCGCGAGGTACAGCATCCGGCGGTCGACCGGCAGGAGGACGACGATGCCGAACAGCAGCGCGGGGAGTCCGACCGCGCCCGCGACGGCGGCGACCTCGCGGACCGCGTACGTCGAGAGCGCGGTCGGGTCGAGCGTCGCGCTGTAGAGGAACACGACGACCCCGATCACCCCGAGCGCGATGCCGGCGAAGAACAGCCCGAACCCGGCGTACACGTCGATCGTCCGGTCCGGGTCCCCGACGTACCGTCGGTAGTACTCGATGAGGACGTTCTCGGCGTCCGCTTCGCTCATGTTCGAACGTTTCCGCCGAGTGTAATGACTGTTACCCCGACCGCGACGGTCGGGCCTCGGGTCGCGCGCGGTCCG
This genomic stretch from Halorubrum hochsteinianum harbors:
- a CDS encoding DUF7139 domain-containing protein, yielding MSEADAENVLIEYYRRYVGDPDRTIDVYAGFGLFFAGIALGVIGVVVFLYSATLDPTALSTYAVREVAAVAGAVGLPALLFGIVVLLPVDRRMLYLAGAGTAVTLAGTGAFVWAYPHNWNVVVNPDYSAQVVAVYSVGLVAVIGATGGALVAHRVERATGGAAASAGSAAGSGAADGEAGGGPAPDAGGEAVTEESVRADIERELEDAELTWGGVERSETRRLELNTSAVDDVDVDTEKLAGSATETRTTSGTVNDAVSELKGLQGGEAKTDSGQGTDDQAAKLRELREQQRREAEEADDGDSVVDRIKGLFG